From a region of the Actinomadura luzonensis genome:
- a CDS encoding enoyl-CoA hydratase/isomerase family protein — protein MGEFVSVEVADQIATIRLDRPKMNALNGQVQREIAEAARIVDADPGAQAVILYGGERVFAAGADIKEMADMSYADMSAHSGTLQACFTAVARIGKPVIAAITGYALGGGCELALCADFRVAGESARLGQPEILLGIIPGAGGTQRLPRLVGPARAKDLIFTGRHVTAAEALEIGLVDRVVPDEQVYTAALEWAATFVGGPAVALRAAKQAVDQGLEVDLDTGLEIERLQFSGLFATDDAKAGMRAFAEKTKPKFTGR, from the coding sequence ATGGGTGAGTTTGTGAGCGTCGAAGTGGCCGACCAGATCGCCACGATCCGTCTCGACCGTCCGAAGATGAACGCGCTCAACGGCCAGGTCCAGCGGGAGATCGCCGAGGCGGCCCGCATCGTGGACGCCGACCCGGGGGCGCAGGCGGTCATCCTCTACGGAGGCGAGCGGGTCTTCGCGGCGGGCGCCGACATCAAGGAGATGGCCGACATGTCCTATGCCGACATGTCCGCCCACTCCGGCACGCTCCAGGCGTGCTTCACGGCGGTCGCCCGCATCGGCAAGCCGGTCATCGCCGCCATCACCGGCTACGCGCTGGGCGGCGGCTGCGAGCTCGCCCTGTGCGCCGACTTCCGCGTCGCGGGCGAGTCGGCCAGGCTGGGCCAGCCGGAGATCCTGCTCGGCATCATCCCGGGCGCGGGCGGCACCCAGCGGCTGCCCCGACTCGTCGGCCCGGCGCGCGCCAAGGACCTGATCTTCACCGGCCGGCACGTGACGGCCGCCGAGGCGCTGGAGATCGGCCTGGTCGACCGGGTGGTGCCGGACGAGCAGGTCTACACGGCGGCGCTGGAGTGGGCGGCCACGTTCGTCGGCGGCCCGGCGGTCGCGTTGCGCGCCGCCAAGCAGGCCGTGGACCAGGGGCTTGAGGTCGATCTCGACACCGGTCTGGAGATCGAGCGGCTGCAGTTCTCCGGGCTGTTCGCCACCGACGACGCCAAGGCCGGCATGCGCGCGTTCGCCGAGAAGACCAAGCCGAAGTTCACCGGCAGGTAG
- a CDS encoding HesB/IscA family protein, producing MLTLTDNAVVAIRDLMVGEDVPPDAGLRIAAKPDEAGALELSLASTPQAGDQVIEQEDVRVFVAEDTVAILDDKSLDARPGSPGRPSFRLDRRD from the coding sequence GTGCTGACACTGACCGACAACGCCGTGGTGGCCATCCGCGACCTGATGGTCGGCGAGGACGTGCCGCCCGACGCCGGCCTGCGGATCGCCGCCAAGCCCGACGAGGCGGGCGCGCTGGAGCTGTCGCTGGCGAGCACGCCTCAGGCCGGCGACCAGGTCATCGAGCAGGAGGACGTGCGGGTCTTCGTGGCCGAGGACACCGTCGCCATCCTGGACGACAAGTCGCTCGACGCCCGGCCGGGCAGCCCGGGGCGCCCGTCGTTCCGCCTCGACCGGCGGGACTGA